A genomic region of bacterium contains the following coding sequences:
- the rfbD gene encoding dTDP-4-dehydrorhamnose reductase, with product MEIFKRKNILKIAVIGANGMLGSDLCDILLKKKEFEVIPFYGPVTGNRFSEIEFKEEEKIDITSMSDTELKIFEVKPDVIIHTAAYTDVDGCELNKEKAYLINGTGTQNVAQAAKKSGAFLIYISTDYVFDGENKNAYLENDAPNPMSIYGKSKLDGEKFVQGILDKWAIVRISWLFGINGRNFVKTILKQIESGKNLKVVNDQVGSPTYTRDLSKGINEFLEKGCKTGIYHLTNQGFCSWFEFAEKIVELSGNINKIIVEPIDSSQLARPAKRPRNSVLENYAWKTKGYALLQNWEEALKDYLGEEKK from the coding sequence ATGGAAATATTTAAGAGAAAAAACATATTAAAAATAGCTGTAATTGGTGCAAATGGGATGTTGGGCTCCGATTTATGCGATATACTTCTCAAAAAAAAAGAATTTGAAGTAATTCCTTTTTACGGCCCGGTCACAGGTAACCGGTTTTCTGAAATTGAGTTTAAAGAAGAGGAAAAGATAGATATTACATCAATGTCCGATACGGAATTGAAAATTTTTGAGGTTAAACCTGATGTTATCATCCATACAGCGGCTTATACAGATGTCGATGGATGTGAATTAAATAAAGAAAAGGCTTATTTGATAAACGGTACGGGGACACAAAATGTTGCGCAGGCCGCAAAAAAAAGCGGAGCATTTTTGATTTATATAAGTACCGATTATGTTTTTGATGGTGAGAATAAAAATGCTTATCTGGAAAATGATGCGCCTAATCCGATGAGTATTTATGGAAAATCAAAATTGGATGGTGAGAAGTTTGTGCAGGGTATTTTGGATAAGTGGGCCATTGTCCGTATATCATGGTTATTTGGTATTAACGGCAGGAATTTTGTTAAAACTATTTTAAAGCAAATAGAATCCGGCAAAAATTTAAAGGTTGTTAATGACCAGGTTGGATCGCCTACTTACACCAGGGATTTATCAAAGGGTATAAATGAGTTTTTGGAAAAAGGCTGTAAAACAGGCATATATCATTTAACTAATCAGGGATTTTGCAGCTGGTTTGAATTTGCTGAAAAAATTGTTGAATTATCAGGCAATATTAATAAGATTATAGTTGAACCAATAGATTCTTCACAACTGGCACGTCCGGCTAAAAGGCCGCGTAATTCTGTTTTGGAAAATTATGCCTGGAAGACAAAAGGTTATGCTCTTCTCCAAAATTGGGAAGAAGCATTGAAAGATTATTTAGGAGAGGAGAAAAAATGA
- a CDS encoding Maf family protein — protein sequence MLKDNKGIILASASVRRKKLLKSLGIKFKAIPANIKENISFPKLSPSRIAENLALKKTKYISQKNKNNIIIGADTVIVLGDKIIGKPKNKKDAFRILSLLSGKKHLVITGLAVIDTKSSKFISGFAKSTVWFKTLSPQIINEYIKTSEPMDKAGAYALQGRGKYLISKFSGPEDNIIGLPRTKLKNMLEKLKIV from the coding sequence ATGCTCAAAGACAACAAAGGTATAATTTTGGCTTCCGCTTCTGTCAGGCGGAAAAAATTGTTAAAAAGCCTCGGGATTAAATTTAAAGCTATTCCCGCCAATATTAAGGAGAATATATCTTTTCCAAAACTTTCACCTTCCAGAATTGCTGAAAATCTCGCGTTGAAAAAAACAAAATATATTTCTCAAAAAAATAAAAATAACATCATTATCGGGGCAGATACTGTTATTGTTCTAGGGGATAAAATTATAGGTAAGCCAAAAAACAAAAAAGATGCCTTCCGGATACTCTCACTTTTATCCGGAAAAAAACATCTTGTTATTACTGGTCTGGCCGTTATTGATACAAAATCATCTAAATTTATTTCTGGCTTCGCAAAAAGCACAGTTTGGTTTAAAACGCTCTCCCCTCAAATAATTAATGAATATATCAAAACATCCGAACCCATGGATAAAGCAGGAGCCTATGCTTTACAAGGAAGAGGAAAATATTTAATTTCCAAATTTTCAGGTCCGGAAGATAATATTATAGGCCTTCCAAGAACAAAACTTAAAAATATGTTAGAAAAACTAAAAATTGTATGA
- a CDS encoding DegT/DnrJ/EryC1/StrS family aminotransferase gives MNVPLVDMRRQYNLIKEEIDAAVKRVMESGRYIMGEEVESFEDELARYCGTKYAIGVSSGTDALYLALRVFDIGHGDEVISVPFTFMATTEAICLAGARPVFVDIDPRTFNMDTSKIEKAITRKTRAIMPVHLYGYPADMDPIIKLAKKYKLVVIEDAAQAIGAEYKGKQAGTIGDIGTLSFFPSKNLGACGDAGAVLTNRKDLVRKLKMLREHGSLKKYFHDFIGTNSRLDALQAAVLKVKIKHLDRWTEKRREFAKIYNNMLKPTENMVLPVEFPGNKHVYNQYTLCIKKRENLKNYLENNEIQSVSYYPLPMHLQKAFKFLNYKKGDFLESERAARTVLSIPIWPELGNEKIIYVAEKINEYYRKSRKIALTRQKK, from the coding sequence ATGAACGTTCCGTTAGTAGATATGAGAAGGCAGTACAACTTAATAAAGGAAGAAATTGATGCAGCTGTCAAAAGAGTTATGGAGAGCGGCAGGTATATTATGGGAGAAGAAGTAGAGTCGTTTGAGGATGAATTGGCCCGTTATTGCGGCACTAAATATGCAATAGGTGTTTCGTCGGGTACTGATGCCCTGTATTTGGCCCTGAGGGTATTCGATATCGGACATGGAGATGAAGTTATCAGTGTTCCTTTCACGTTTATGGCAACAACTGAAGCGATTTGTCTGGCCGGCGCCAGGCCCGTATTTGTTGATATTGATCCAAGGACATTTAATATGGATACAAGTAAAATAGAGAAAGCAATAACCAGAAAAACCAGGGCAATCATGCCTGTCCATTTATACGGGTATCCGGCAGATATGGACCCTATAATTAAACTCGCAAAAAAGTATAAATTGGTTGTTATTGAAGATGCCGCGCAGGCTATCGGCGCGGAATATAAAGGAAAACAAGCCGGTACTATTGGTGATATCGGCACTTTGAGTTTTTTCCCTTCAAAAAATCTGGGGGCCTGCGGAGACGCCGGGGCGGTATTAACTAATAGAAAAGATTTGGTGCGCAAACTTAAGATGCTTCGGGAACACGGTTCTCTGAAAAAGTATTTTCATGATTTTATAGGGACAAACAGCCGTCTGGATGCTTTACAGGCAGCTGTATTGAAGGTTAAAATAAAGCATCTTGACAGATGGACGGAGAAAAGAAGAGAATTTGCAAAGATTTATAATAATATGCTTAAACCCACTGAAAATATGGTCCTCCCTGTCGAATTTCCCGGGAATAAACACGTCTATAATCAGTATACACTATGTATAAAAAAGAGAGAAAATTTAAAAAATTACCTGGAAAATAATGAAATCCAGAGTGTTTCTTATTATCCTCTTCCCATGCATTTACAAAAGGCCTTTAAGTTTCTGAACTATAAAAAAGGTGATTTTTTAGAAAGTGAAAGAGCTGCCAGGACGGTCTTATCGATTCCAATCTGGCCTGAATTAGGTAATGAAAAAATAATTTATGTTGCAGAAAAGATAAATGAATATTACAGAAAAAGCAGGAAGATTGCCTTGACAAGACAAAAAAAATGA
- the truA gene encoding tRNA pseudouridine(38-40) synthase TruA produces MRNIKMTLEYCGINYRGWAKQPGFLTIEGVLSDRLEEILKEKPGLIAAGRTDAGVHAKAQVVNFFTKRSIPNEGLKKALNALLPGDIRVLKVKDAPFEFHSRFSAKKKDYQYVISKKYSVFEKGLVFYCPYNLDINIMREAARLFTGSRNFKKFSLTDKRREKINTVRNLYKLGIIAKQDKIILNFSGESFLRGMIRQIGGILLEVGRGRFNPDIIKKALKSNIPMKEKWTLLPADGLYLVKVYY; encoded by the coding sequence ATGCGTAATATCAAAATGACCCTGGAATATTGCGGTATTAATTACCGCGGTTGGGCAAAACAACCGGGATTTTTAACAATAGAAGGTGTTTTATCGGATAGATTGGAAGAAATACTTAAAGAAAAGCCCGGTTTAATAGCAGCTGGACGGACAGACGCGGGAGTTCATGCAAAAGCACAGGTGGTTAATTTTTTTACAAAAAGATCGATTCCAAACGAAGGGCTAAAAAAGGCTTTAAATGCTTTATTACCGGGTGACATCCGGGTGTTAAAAGTAAAAGATGCACCTTTTGAGTTTCACAGCCGGTTTTCAGCAAAAAAAAAGGACTACCAGTATGTTATTTCTAAAAAATATTCGGTTTTTGAAAAAGGATTAGTTTTTTATTGTCCTTATAATCTGGATATAAATATTATGCGGGAAGCAGCGCGCCTTTTTACCGGGAGCCGCAATTTTAAAAAATTTTCATTAACTGACAAGAGAAGGGAAAAAATAAATACAGTCAGAAATTTATATAAATTGGGTATTATTGCCAAACAGGATAAGATTATTTTAAATTTTTCAGGAGAGAGTTTTTTAAGAGGAATGATTAGGCAAATTGGCGGGATATTGCTTGAGGTGGGAAGAGGGAGATTTAACCCTGATATTATAAAAAAGGCGCTAAAATCAAATATTCCAATGAAAGAAAAATGGACTTTACTCCCTGCGGATGGACTGTATCTTGTAAAAGTCTATTATTGA
- a CDS encoding ribose-phosphate pyrophosphokinase: protein MTSVNHEIKIFSGTANINLAENICKYLKLPLGNSETSVFSDGEILVKITENVRGAEVFIIQSLCSPVNNNLMELLIMVDALRRSSASKITAVIPYFSYARQDRKTEPRVPITAKLVANLMTEAGIDRLLTMDLHAGQIQGFFDIPVDNLFATPVLLSHFTNLIKEPVVVSPDAGGVERARAFAKRLHDSSLAIIDKRRIAKNEAAVCHIIGEIRNRNIIILDDIIDTAGTLTKAAQALKEQGANKIFAAGTHGILSGPAIERINGSPIEQIVITDTIPLPENKYSPKIKVLSVSNLLGEAIIRIYKNNSVSSLFV from the coding sequence ATGACATCTGTTAATCACGAAATAAAAATATTCAGCGGGACCGCAAATATAAATCTTGCCGAAAATATTTGTAAATATCTGAAACTTCCACTGGGAAATTCTGAAACTTCAGTTTTCAGCGACGGCGAAATACTTGTGAAAATCACTGAAAATGTCCGCGGGGCTGAAGTGTTTATTATTCAATCTCTTTGCAGCCCGGTAAATAACAACCTGATGGAGCTGTTAATCATGGTGGATGCATTAAGAAGGTCATCTGCCAGTAAAATCACGGCTGTAATTCCATACTTTTCCTACGCCAGGCAGGACAGAAAAACCGAGCCGAGGGTCCCGATAACCGCCAAACTTGTCGCTAATTTAATGACCGAGGCTGGAATCGACAGGTTACTGACCATGGATCTCCATGCGGGACAGATACAAGGCTTTTTTGACATTCCCGTGGATAATCTTTTCGCAACACCGGTCCTTCTTAGCCATTTTACAAATCTAATAAAAGAACCTGTGGTCGTATCTCCCGATGCCGGGGGTGTTGAAAGAGCGAGGGCTTTCGCAAAAAGGCTGCATGATTCCTCTTTGGCCATAATTGACAAACGAAGGATAGCCAAAAATGAAGCAGCGGTATGCCATATCATAGGTGAAATTAGAAATAGAAATATCATAATTCTTGATGATATAATAGATACTGCGGGGACTTTGACCAAAGCTGCCCAGGCTTTAAAAGAACAGGGAGCGAATAAAATATTCGCCGCGGGCACACATGGTATTTTATCGGGACCGGCAATTGAAAGGATAAACGGATCTCCAATAGAACAAATAGTAATTACTGACACTATCCCGTTGCCTGAAAACAAATATTCCCCAAAAATAAAAGTTTTATCTGTATCTAATTTATTAGGCGAGGCTATTATCCGGATTTACAAAAATAATTCTGTAAGCTCGCTTTTTGTATAA
- the glmU gene encoding bifunctional UDP-N-acetylglucosamine diphosphorylase/glucosamine-1-phosphate N-acetyltransferase GlmU — protein sequence MNRKNADNYAAVLAAGKGTRMKSNYPKVLHPICGKPMIQYVFDTIDTLAVKNIFAIIGHQKEIFLENLPERVIPVIQDKQLGTGHAISQLGSYFKNKNGTLTVLCADTPFISADTLKNLLKQHQNSQASVTVLTCRLKNPFGYGRIVKENGKIKKIVEELDALPGEKNIDEINTGIYCFETNALFRALKNIRADNNKKEYYLTDVIEILNSRGHNISTFLINNENEIRGINTKIDLAWAENYKRKKILDRLMLSGITITDPGTTFISENTKIGTDTIIYPFSIIEGKNIIGKNCSLGPQVKIKNCIIGNRSEIFFSVLKESTIKDKTTIGPFTHIRPRSIIDNDSHIGSFVEVKKTSVGKKTKIGHLSYLGDSIIGNNVNIGAGTITCNYDGIKKYQTTVGDNAFIGSDSQLIAPVKIGKGSLIGAGSTITKDVPSNALSLSRIKQVNIADGAKRKFKSKKQEKI from the coding sequence ATGAACAGAAAAAACGCTGATAATTATGCCGCCGTTTTAGCGGCCGGCAAAGGAACAAGGATGAAAAGCAATTACCCAAAAGTTTTGCATCCTATTTGCGGGAAACCAATGATCCAGTATGTTTTTGATACAATAGATACCCTTGCCGTAAAAAATATATTTGCGATTATCGGCCATCAAAAAGAGATATTTTTGGAAAATCTGCCTGAGCGGGTAATCCCTGTAATTCAAGATAAACAATTAGGTACCGGGCATGCCATAAGCCAGTTAGGCAGTTATTTCAAAAACAAAAACGGCACATTAACGGTCTTATGCGCTGACACCCCCTTTATTTCAGCGGATACGCTAAAAAACCTTTTAAAACAACATCAAAATTCCCAAGCGTCAGTAACTGTGCTTACCTGCCGGCTAAAAAATCCGTTTGGTTATGGAAGAATCGTTAAAGAAAACGGAAAAATCAAAAAGATTGTTGAAGAGCTTGATGCTTTGCCTGGCGAAAAAAACATAGACGAAATTAATACGGGCATTTATTGTTTTGAAACAAACGCTCTATTCAGGGCTTTAAAAAATATACGGGCGGACAACAATAAAAAAGAATATTATCTCACGGATGTTATCGAAATTCTAAATTCCAGAGGACATAATATATCTACATTCCTTATAAATAATGAGAATGAAATCCGGGGTATAAACACAAAAATTGACCTCGCATGGGCGGAAAATTATAAACGGAAGAAAATACTTGACCGTCTCATGCTCTCGGGAATAACCATCACTGACCCGGGTACCACTTTTATTTCTGAAAATACTAAAATCGGGACGGACACCATAATTTATCCTTTTTCTATAATTGAAGGGAAAAACATCATAGGAAAAAACTGTTCTTTAGGTCCCCAGGTGAAAATAAAAAATTGTATCATCGGAAATAGAAGTGAAATATTTTTTTCAGTTCTAAAAGAAAGCACTATAAAAGACAAAACCACTATTGGGCCATTTACGCATATCAGGCCCAGAAGCATAATTGATAATGACTCACACATAGGCAGTTTCGTGGAAGTCAAAAAAACTTCTGTAGGCAAAAAAACAAAGATCGGGCATTTATCTTACCTGGGTGACAGTATAATAGGAAATAATGTCAATATTGGAGCGGGAACAATAACCTGTAACTATGACGGTATTAAAAAATATCAAACAACTGTGGGGGATAACGCTTTTATTGGAAGTGATTCCCAGTTGATCGCTCCCGTAAAAATCGGAAAAGGATCATTAATAGGAGCTGGTTCCACTATTACCAAAGATGTGCCTTCAAACGCTCTATCTCTATCAAGAATAAAACAAGTTAATATTGCGGACGGTGCAAAAAGAAAATTTAAAAGTAAAAAACAGGAGAAAATATGA
- a CDS encoding outer membrane protein transport protein — MSKKNIFLFLCFFILFAYPISADEYHNQQVLVGEKAAGLGGTFVGIGDGAEACYYNPAGLTQLKISYLSVSSQIFEYKAIKGKFLADSKEKLTSLSFVPSFWGMAKDAGEYKFGFSIVVPEYDAYKMHEQYSDLQMGSIIFNNIRVDQVSNDQTYLIGPSIAKILNPRFSLGFTVYFRYLDIANRDTYYYKASDSVSELRAENNSENSGKGLGGMGVVGFLYKPADKINIGLTFKTGSQISNTIDIIERNYTYTASLGSTSGKFNNYYLEKQVSYTSIVPPSFILGLKWEADKKLCFATDITYMFPVGYDKEIYQLNLSLKDYEKKISRVEINEVINLNFGSEYMLDNNVPFRFGFFTDRSTAPKVKDNGTSQPMHIDNYGISVSSGILSQNSSMIFGIKYGWGSGRMTNLDFSSGNIVVDKVKSVNYAFNLSGSYNF, encoded by the coding sequence ATGAGTAAAAAAAATATTTTCTTGTTTTTATGTTTTTTTATCTTGTTTGCATACCCGATATCCGCGGATGAATATCATAATCAGCAGGTTTTGGTGGGGGAAAAAGCCGCGGGACTTGGCGGAACATTTGTCGGCATAGGAGATGGTGCAGAGGCCTGTTATTATAACCCGGCAGGCTTGACTCAGTTAAAAATATCCTATCTTTCAGTTTCTTCACAAATATTTGAGTATAAAGCAATTAAAGGAAAATTTCTTGCTGATTCCAAAGAAAAACTTACCTCTTTGTCTTTTGTCCCTTCCTTCTGGGGGATGGCAAAAGACGCAGGAGAATACAAATTTGGTTTTTCTATTGTTGTACCCGAATATGATGCGTATAAAATGCATGAACAATATAGTGATTTGCAGATGGGAAGTATTATTTTTAATAATATCAGGGTTGATCAGGTAAGTAACGATCAGACTTATTTGATAGGGCCAAGTATCGCAAAAATATTAAACCCGAGATTTTCCCTGGGATTTACAGTGTATTTTCGTTATTTGGATATTGCAAATCGTGATACTTATTATTATAAGGCAAGTGATTCAGTATCGGAATTGAGAGCGGAAAATAATTCTGAAAACAGCGGAAAAGGTTTAGGAGGAATGGGAGTAGTTGGATTTTTATATAAACCAGCAGATAAAATTAACATTGGGTTGACCTTCAAAACAGGCAGTCAAATATCAAACACAATAGACATAATTGAAAGAAATTATACTTATACCGCCTCATTAGGCAGTACGAGCGGCAAATTCAATAATTATTATCTTGAAAAACAGGTAAGTTACACATCTATTGTTCCGCCAAGTTTTATACTTGGATTAAAATGGGAGGCAGATAAAAAATTATGTTTTGCGACAGATATCACTTATATGTTTCCCGTGGGTTATGATAAAGAAATTTATCAATTGAATTTATCGTTAAAGGATTACGAAAAGAAAATATCGAGGGTTGAAATTAATGAAGTAATAAACCTCAATTTTGGGTCTGAATATATGCTTGATAACAATGTGCCTTTTAGATTCGGTTTTTTTACAGACAGGTCCACCGCGCCAAAAGTTAAAGATAACGGCACATCCCAGCCAATGCATATTGATAATTATGGTATATCAGTTAGTTCAGGTATTCTTTCCCAGAATTCAAGCATGATATTTGGAATAAAATATGGCTGGGGAAGCGGACGAATGACAAATTTGGATTTTTCATCAGGGAACATTGTTGTGGATAAAGTAAAAAGCGTAAATTATGCCTTTAATTTATCAGGCTCATACAATTTTTAG
- the glmS gene encoding glutamine--fructose-6-phosphate transaminase (isomerizing), whose amino-acid sequence MCGIIGYIGNKQVVPILLDGLQRLEYRGYDSAGVAVFSNGKIERRRIEGKIAGLKEKLSKETIDGFAGIGHTRWATHGRPTEENAHPHIDCKNEMVLVHNGIIENYFTLKQELKELGHKFVSDTDTEVLAHLIEENSKSENLLESIVKSLKEVEGSYALAIFSFKTPDKLYAARLGSPLIIGVGEGEYFIASDVLAILSYTKKVIFLEDGEIAEISKKGLQIYNIDSLERSDKKVQLILWDPITAEKSGYRHFMLKEIYEQPRVIEENIKSRLSKDKEEIYLDLPNLPGKDLEGIKKIIIIACGTSYHAGLVGKFILEKILRIPVEVDIGSEFRYRDPIIDKNTMFVAISQSGETADTIAAVKEAQKSGAKIISICNVLDSSITRLSHGVVYTHAGPEVGVASTKAFTAQLTALYLLALYLGKLRSSISKIELIEVIDELLKLPKKVEVILNNDKDIIKCSKTYFKYKNFLYLGRGVNYPIALEGALKLKEISYLHAEGYPAGEMKHGPIALIDENMPVVAVVPHGQVYDKMISNLREVQARQGIIAAVGYKDDKIVKEMSDCFFTIPETIEILTPVLSIIPLQLLAYHIALRLGVDIDQPRNLAKSVTVE is encoded by the coding sequence ATGTGCGGGATAATAGGTTACATAGGCAATAAACAGGTTGTTCCTATATTGCTGGATGGTTTGCAGAGGCTGGAATATCGCGGGTATGATTCCGCGGGTGTGGCAGTTTTTAGCAATGGAAAGATTGAACGCCGCAGAATAGAAGGGAAAATTGCCGGGTTAAAAGAAAAACTCTCGAAAGAAACAATTGACGGTTTTGCCGGCATAGGTCATACCCGGTGGGCTACACACGGAAGGCCTACAGAGGAAAACGCACATCCTCATATTGATTGTAAAAATGAAATGGTTTTGGTGCATAACGGGATAATTGAAAATTATTTTACTCTTAAACAAGAATTGAAAGAACTGGGACATAAATTTGTGTCTGATACCGATACCGAGGTTTTAGCCCATTTAATTGAAGAAAACAGTAAAAGTGAAAATTTATTGGAATCAATAGTTAAATCACTAAAAGAAGTTGAAGGGTCATACGCGTTGGCAATATTTTCGTTCAAAACGCCTGATAAATTATATGCCGCCCGTTTGGGCAGCCCTTTAATTATTGGTGTCGGGGAGGGAGAATATTTTATAGCGTCGGATGTTTTGGCAATACTTAGTTATACAAAAAAGGTAATTTTTCTTGAAGACGGGGAAATCGCGGAAATTTCAAAAAAGGGCCTGCAGATATATAATATTGACTCTTTGGAACGGTCAGACAAAAAGGTCCAGTTAATTTTATGGGATCCGATCACTGCGGAAAAAAGCGGTTACCGGCATTTCATGTTAAAAGAGATTTACGAACAGCCGCGTGTCATTGAAGAAAATATAAAAAGCAGGCTTTCAAAAGATAAAGAAGAGATATACCTGGATCTGCCGAATCTGCCCGGCAAGGATTTGGAAGGTATAAAAAAGATAATAATTATCGCGTGCGGGACTTCATATCATGCAGGGCTGGTCGGCAAGTTTATCCTCGAAAAGATTCTAAGGATCCCGGTTGAAGTGGATATCGGTTCGGAATTTCGTTACAGGGACCCTATAATTGATAAAAATACAATGTTTGTAGCTATCAGCCAGTCGGGAGAAACTGCTGATACAATTGCCGCCGTAAAAGAGGCGCAAAAAAGCGGTGCTAAAATAATTTCGATATGCAATGTCTTAGACAGCAGTATTACAAGGCTATCGCATGGAGTAGTTTATACGCACGCCGGCCCCGAAGTGGGGGTCGCTTCAACTAAAGCATTTACCGCGCAGCTGACTGCTTTATATCTTTTGGCCTTATACCTTGGAAAATTACGAAGCAGTATTTCAAAAATAGAATTAATAGAGGTGATTGATGAATTATTAAAGCTTCCTAAGAAGGTTGAAGTAATATTAAATAATGATAAAGATATTATTAAATGCAGCAAAACATATTTCAAATACAAAAACTTTTTGTATCTTGGAAGGGGGGTAAATTATCCTATTGCGCTTGAAGGCGCTTTAAAATTAAAGGAAATCTCTTACCTCCACGCTGAAGGGTATCCCGCGGGAGAGATGAAACACGGTCCGATTGCTTTAATTGACGAAAACATGCCTGTAGTGGCCGTGGTCCCGCATGGCCAGGTTTATGATAAAATGATCAGTAATTTAAGAGAAGTTCAGGCAAGGCAGGGTATTATTGCTGCGGTTGGCTATAAAGATGATAAGATAGTGAAAGAAATGTCAGATTGTTTTTTTACTATTCCTGAAACAATAGAAATATTAACTCCTGTTCTTTCAATTATCCCTTTGCAGCTTTTGGCGTATCATATAGCCTTGCGTTTAGGAGTTGATATCGACCAGCCAAGAAATTTGGCAAAGAGTGTAACGGTGGAATGA